Proteins encoded by one window of Candidatus Woesearchaeota archaeon:
- a CDS encoding right-handed parallel beta-helix repeat-containing protein yields MNSRAFVMRGGFLLLLVMYALFAASFAVALGCGDTIYEDTVLTEDLMNCPERGIIIGADNITLDCKGHRVDGQPYGNNDHFGISLQTKTGVTIKNCYITEFYQGLVLFSSSYNLLESNYVSVASDAGIYLSSGFGNFLQANNVSNNGGSGINLVSSTNSMLLMNTVTNNGGNGISLFSHSQRTDIRNNTLQENGKYGGSDLSLSITTVEDCAQEIENNIGSGGHPLVYFNTGSHAQNERFSQVILCDADNSTLTNITVVGSDSLKNNGFMVYFTDNAIFDGITSSHHWFGMYIWESSGNTFISSMANDNAVDGISLRSNSRNNRVIRNILNGNDYRGVYVEQSFPVELVDNTVQENKQWDIALAQERISECNNQILNNTGSGNRPFVYFNETVVLNNEIFSGLILCNADNSLLTNVTVVGSALLQNNGVILRYIDNTSLISLNSSENREGITLFDSFSNTLKRGVILDNGILDVGSGISVHGGGNNLITEMLSQRNPKGIFLGASSDNVLGNNTLDGNGYGIDISLGFRNQVLGNKVSNNKYPGINLYGDNNTILTNSLENNSHGLFFAELSNNNTITKNQIMHNKDSGITLHGLNNTISRNSMSNNDNGIVFTNASFNTLFENNILGNNRSGVSLEDGSRGNLFFENYFLHNRINAYEEVASRFNQWNLSTDGNYWSDFARNPGYPMFYQISGPGQGIDWFPREPSFTIIDDSDPGFLVLSGNWWPVNLTDAYNGQSRYKLPGNGSGSVGWRVDNLLAPRSYAVFVWRFGHRYSPDMATNAPYRVYHRQGTSPRIEVDQSAPGSAWISLGVYDFNAASLQGVILNDFANGYVLADALQFFPVWNTSNGE; encoded by the coding sequence GTGAACAGTCGTGCTTTTGTCATGCGTGGTGGTTTCTTATTATTGTTAGTTATGTATGCTCTTTTCGCAGCATCTTTTGCGGTAGCATTGGGTTGTGGCGATACGATTTATGAAGATACAGTTTTAACTGAAGATTTGATGAACTGCCCTGAACGTGGGATTATCATCGGAGCAGATAATATCACCCTTGATTGCAAGGGTCATCGCGTTGATGGGCAACCTTATGGAAATAATGATCACTTCGGAATTTCTCTTCAGACCAAAACAGGGGTTACCATCAAAAATTGCTATATTACCGAGTTTTATCAGGGTCTTGTGCTGTTCTCAAGCTCTTATAACCTTCTTGAAAGTAATTATGTCTCTGTAGCCAGTGATGCTGGTATTTACCTCTCTTCAGGTTTTGGAAATTTTTTACAAGCAAACAACGTTAGTAATAATGGAGGTTCTGGTATCAATCTTGTTTCAAGTACGAATAGTATGCTTCTTATGAATACCGTGACTAACAACGGTGGGAATGGTATTTCTTTATTTTCCCATTCACAGCGTACAGACATACGTAACAATACGCTTCAAGAAAATGGAAAGTATGGGGGGAGTGACTTGTCTCTTAGCATAACAACGGTGGAGGATTGTGCTCAAGAAATTGAGAATAATATTGGTTCTGGAGGTCATCCCCTTGTGTATTTCAATACCGGATCCCATGCTCAGAATGAGAGATTCTCTCAGGTAATTCTCTGTGATGCCGATAACTCTACCTTAACTAATATTACTGTCGTAGGTTCAGACTCGCTGAAAAATAACGGATTCATGGTCTACTTTACTGATAATGCCATCTTTGATGGAATTACCAGTTCTCACCATTGGTTTGGTATGTACATCTGGGAAAGCTCAGGGAATACGTTCATCTCTAGCATGGCGAATGACAATGCTGTTGATGGTATCTCATTACGAAGCAACTCAAGAAATAATCGTGTTATCCGGAATATCCTTAACGGAAATGATTATCGGGGAGTGTATGTTGAACAGAGTTTCCCTGTCGAGTTGGTGGACAATACCGTACAGGAAAACAAACAATGGGATATTGCTCTTGCCCAGGAGAGAATCTCTGAATGTAATAATCAAATCTTGAATAATACGGGTTCTGGCAACAGGCCTTTTGTCTACTTTAATGAAACCGTTGTCTTAAATAATGAAATCTTTTCAGGATTAATTCTCTGTAATGCAGACAACTCTCTGTTAACTAATGTTACTGTTGTTGGTTCTGCATTGCTTCAAAATAACGGGGTTATCTTGCGATACATCGATAATACTTCTCTTATTTCACTTAACTCTTCCGAAAATAGAGAAGGAATAACCCTTTTTGACAGCTTTTCTAATACTCTTAAACGTGGTGTGATTCTTGATAATGGTATTCTTGATGTTGGATCTGGGATTTCAGTGCATGGTGGCGGTAACAATCTTATTACGGAAATGCTCTCACAGCGTAATCCAAAGGGTATTTTTCTTGGCGCGAGCAGTGATAATGTTCTGGGTAATAATACTCTTGATGGGAACGGGTATGGAATTGACATTTCTTTGGGTTTTCGTAACCAGGTTCTAGGAAACAAGGTGAGTAATAATAAGTATCCTGGCATTAATCTTTACGGTGATAACAACACTATTTTGACGAATTCTCTAGAGAATAATAGCCATGGTCTTTTTTTCGCTGAATTATCAAATAACAATACGATAACCAAGAATCAGATTATGCATAATAAGGACAGTGGTATAACCTTACATGGGTTAAACAATACCATCTCTCGCAACAGTATGAGTAATAATGATAACGGTATTGTCTTTACAAATGCTAGTTTTAATACACTCTTTGAAAATAATATTCTAGGAAATAATCGTTCTGGTGTTTCTCTGGAAGATGGTTCAAGGGGTAATCTTTTTTTCGAAAACTATTTTTTACATAATAGGATAAACGCCTATGAAGAGGTAGCTTCACGCTTTAATCAATGGAATTTGAGCACTGATGGTAATTACTGGTCAGATTTTGCACGAAACCCTGGATACCCTATGTTTTATCAAATATCTGGTCCAGGTCAGGGTATTGACTGGTTCCCTCGTGAACCTTCCTTTACCATCATCGATGATAGTGATCCTGGATTTTTAGTACTTTCAGGAAATTGGTGGCCTGTTAATCTCACGGATGCCTACAATGGGCAGAGTAGGTATAAGCTTCCTGGTAATGGGAGTGGAAGTGTTGGATGGCGTGTTGATAACCTTCTTGCTCCAAGGAGCTATGCAGTATTTGTCTGGAGGTTCGGTCACCGCTATTCACCAGACATGGCTACGAACGCTCCTTATAGAGTCTACCACCGTCAAGGAACTAGTCCCCGGATTGAGGTTGATCAATCTGCACCAGGGAGTGCATGGATTTCTCTTGGGGTGTATGATTTTAATGCTGCGAGTCTGCAAGGGGTTATTCTGAATGACTTTGCCAATGGTTATGTTCTCGCAGATGCTCTTCAATTTTTTCCGGTCTGGAATACAAGTAATGGTGAATAG